Proteins found in one Lates calcarifer isolate ASB-BC8 linkage group LG8, TLL_Latcal_v3, whole genome shotgun sequence genomic segment:
- the LOC108885534 gene encoding serine/threonine-protein phosphatase 2A 55 kDa regulatory subunit B beta isoform isoform X1 yields the protein MLSPIQVLCSDITTLSLEPEPFASYTEADIISTVEFNHTGELLATGDKGGRVVIFQREPESKTEPFSQGEYNVYSTFQSHEPEFDYLKSLEIEEKINKIRWLPQQNAAHFLLSTNDKTIKLWKVSERDKRPEGYNLKDEEGRIKDISTVTSLQVPVLKPMDLMVEVSPRRVFANAHTYHVNSISVNSDYETYMSADDLRINLWHLDITDRSFNIVDIKPANMEDLTEVITAAEFHPHHCNLFVYSSSKGTLRLCDMREAALCDKHSKLFEEPEDPSARSFFSEIISSVSDVKFSHSGRYLLTRDYLTAKVWDLNMESKPLETYQVHDYLRSKLCSLYENDCIFDKFECAWNGSDSVIMTGAYNNFFRMFDRNTKRDVTLEASRESSKPRAVLKPRRVCAAGGKRRKDDISVDSLDFTKKILHTAWHPTENIIAIAATNNLYIFQDKLNSEMH from the exons ATGTTGAGCCCCATCCAGGTCCTGTGCTCCGACATCACTACCCTTTCTCTGGAGCCTGAGCCGTTTGCCTCTTACACTGAAG CTGATATCATCTCCACTGTTGAGTTCAACCACACAGGAGAGCTCCTGGCCACAGGGGACAAGGGGGGCCGAGTGGTCATCTTTCAGAGGGAACCAgag AGCAAGACCGAGCCATTCTCCCAGGGAGAGTACAATGTCTACAGCACCTTTCAGAGCCATGAACCCGAGTTCGACTACCTTAAGAGTCTGGAGATCGAGGAGAAGATCAATAAGATCCGATGGCTGCCTCAGCAGAACGCCGcacacttcctcctctccaccaaTG ATAAGACCATTAAGTTGTGGAAGGTGAGTGAAAGAGACAAACGGCCTGAGGGATACAACCTGAAGGATGAGGAGGGTCGCATCAAAGACATCTCCACCGTCACCTCCCTACAG GTACCGGTGTTGAAGCCGATGGACCTGATGGTGGAGGTGAGCCCGCGGCGAGTGTTTGCAAACGCCCACACCTACCACGTCAACTCCATCTCCGTCAACTCTGACTATGAGACTTACATGTCAGCTGATGACCTGAGGATCAACCTCTGGCATCTGGACATCACTGACCGCAGCTTCA ATATTGTGGACATCAAACCAGCCAACATGGAGGATCTGACAGAGGTGATCACAGCGGCTGAGTTTCACCCCCACCACTGTAACTTGTTTGTCTATAGCAGCAGCAAAGGCACCCTGCGCCTCTGTGACATGAGAGAAGCAGCGCTGTGCGACAAACACTCCAAAT TGTTTGAGGAGCCTGAAGACCCCAGTGCCCGCTCCTTCTTCTCCGAGATCATCTCCTCTGTGTCGGATGTCAAGTTCAGCCACAGCGGCCGCTACCTGCTCACCAGAGACTACCTGACCGCCAAAGTCTGGGACCTCAACATGGAGAGCAAGCCACTGGAGACgtaccag GTTCATGATTACCTCCGCAGCAAGTTGTGTTCCCTTTATGAAAACGACTGCATCTTTGACAAGTTTGAGTGTGCCTGGAACGGCTCGGACAG TGTGATCATGACCGGAGCCTACAACAACTTCTTCCGCATGTTCGACCGGAACACCAAACGCGACGTGACCCTGGAGGCGTCAAGAGAGAGCAGCAAACCCCGAGCCGTCCTGAAGCCGCGGAGGGTCTGCGCCGCAGGAGGGAAGCGCCGGAAGGACGACATCAGCGTGGACAGCCTGGACTTCACCAAGAAGATCCTGCACACGGCCTGGCACCCGACCGAGAACATCATCGCCATCGCCGCCACCAACAACCTGTACATCTTCCAGGACAAACTCAACTCTGAAATGCATTAA
- the LOC108885534 gene encoding serine/threonine-protein phosphatase 2A 55 kDa regulatory subunit B gamma isoform isoform X2 yields MGEDTDATPTLNHRGFLPDHNYVTEADIISTVEFNHTGELLATGDKGGRVVIFQREPESKTEPFSQGEYNVYSTFQSHEPEFDYLKSLEIEEKINKIRWLPQQNAAHFLLSTNDKTIKLWKVSERDKRPEGYNLKDEEGRIKDISTVTSLQVPVLKPMDLMVEVSPRRVFANAHTYHVNSISVNSDYETYMSADDLRINLWHLDITDRSFNIVDIKPANMEDLTEVITAAEFHPHHCNLFVYSSSKGTLRLCDMREAALCDKHSKLFEEPEDPSARSFFSEIISSVSDVKFSHSGRYLLTRDYLTAKVWDLNMESKPLETYQVHDYLRSKLCSLYENDCIFDKFECAWNGSDSVIMTGAYNNFFRMFDRNTKRDVTLEASRESSKPRAVLKPRRVCAAGGKRRKDDISVDSLDFTKKILHTAWHPTENIIAIAATNNLYIFQDKLNSEMH; encoded by the exons ATGGGCGAAGACACTGACGCCACCCCAACGCTCAACCACCGCGGCTTCCTCCCCGACCACAACTATGTGACTGAAG CTGATATCATCTCCACTGTTGAGTTCAACCACACAGGAGAGCTCCTGGCCACAGGGGACAAGGGGGGCCGAGTGGTCATCTTTCAGAGGGAACCAgag AGCAAGACCGAGCCATTCTCCCAGGGAGAGTACAATGTCTACAGCACCTTTCAGAGCCATGAACCCGAGTTCGACTACCTTAAGAGTCTGGAGATCGAGGAGAAGATCAATAAGATCCGATGGCTGCCTCAGCAGAACGCCGcacacttcctcctctccaccaaTG ATAAGACCATTAAGTTGTGGAAGGTGAGTGAAAGAGACAAACGGCCTGAGGGATACAACCTGAAGGATGAGGAGGGTCGCATCAAAGACATCTCCACCGTCACCTCCCTACAG GTACCGGTGTTGAAGCCGATGGACCTGATGGTGGAGGTGAGCCCGCGGCGAGTGTTTGCAAACGCCCACACCTACCACGTCAACTCCATCTCCGTCAACTCTGACTATGAGACTTACATGTCAGCTGATGACCTGAGGATCAACCTCTGGCATCTGGACATCACTGACCGCAGCTTCA ATATTGTGGACATCAAACCAGCCAACATGGAGGATCTGACAGAGGTGATCACAGCGGCTGAGTTTCACCCCCACCACTGTAACTTGTTTGTCTATAGCAGCAGCAAAGGCACCCTGCGCCTCTGTGACATGAGAGAAGCAGCGCTGTGCGACAAACACTCCAAAT TGTTTGAGGAGCCTGAAGACCCCAGTGCCCGCTCCTTCTTCTCCGAGATCATCTCCTCTGTGTCGGATGTCAAGTTCAGCCACAGCGGCCGCTACCTGCTCACCAGAGACTACCTGACCGCCAAAGTCTGGGACCTCAACATGGAGAGCAAGCCACTGGAGACgtaccag GTTCATGATTACCTCCGCAGCAAGTTGTGTTCCCTTTATGAAAACGACTGCATCTTTGACAAGTTTGAGTGTGCCTGGAACGGCTCGGACAG TGTGATCATGACCGGAGCCTACAACAACTTCTTCCGCATGTTCGACCGGAACACCAAACGCGACGTGACCCTGGAGGCGTCAAGAGAGAGCAGCAAACCCCGAGCCGTCCTGAAGCCGCGGAGGGTCTGCGCCGCAGGAGGGAAGCGCCGGAAGGACGACATCAGCGTGGACAGCCTGGACTTCACCAAGAAGATCCTGCACACGGCCTGGCACCCGACCGAGAACATCATCGCCATCGCCGCCACCAACAACCTGTACATCTTCCAGGACAAACTCAACTCTGAAATGCATTAA